A DNA window from Loxodonta africana isolate mLoxAfr1 chromosome 7, mLoxAfr1.hap2, whole genome shotgun sequence contains the following coding sequences:
- the LOC100676179 gene encoding olfactory receptor 52A1-like, translating to MLISNITFFMPSVLTLVGIPGLESVQCWIGIPFCTMYLIAIIGNSLLVTIIKSERSLHEPMYIFLGMLGATDIALATSVMPKMLGIFWFHVPHISFDSCLLQMWLIHTFQCIESGILLAMALDRYVAICYPLRHATIFTHQLVKQIGTVVTLRAAIIVAPCLILIKCRLKFYHTTVISHSYCEHMAIVKLAAENVQVNKIYGLFVAFTVAGFDLIFITLSYIQIFTTVFHLPQKEGRLKTLNTCIAHICVFLQFYLLAFFSFFTHRFGSHIPPYIHILFSSIYLLVPPVLNPLVYGVKTKQIRRHVLKMFSS from the coding sequence ATGCTCATTTCCAACATCACATTCTTCATGCCCTCTGTGTTGACACTAGTAGGGATCCCAGGCCTAGAGTCTGTGCAGTGCTGGATTGGGATTCCATTCTGTACAATGTACCTCATTGCAATAATTGGAAACTCCTTGCTTGTGACTATCATAAAATCAGAACGCAGCCTCCATGAGCCCATGTACATTTTCCTAGGAATGCTAGGAGCCACAGATATTGCACTTGCTACCAGCGTTATGCCCAAGATGCTTGGAATCTTCTGGTTTCATGTGCCACATATCTCTTTTGATTCCTGCTTGCTTCAAATGTGGCTCATCCACACATTTCAGTGCATTGAGTCAGGCATCCTGCTGGCCATGGCCCTGGACCGTTATGTTGCCATCTGTTATCCACTGAGGCACGCCACCATCTTCACTCACCAGCTAGTCAAGCAAATAGGTACTGTGGTTACACTCAGGGCTGCCATTATTGTAGCCCCATGCCTAATACTGATAAAGTGCAGGCTTAAATTTTATCATACAACTGTCATCTCCCACTCCTACTGTGAGCATATGGCTATTGTGAAACTAGCTGCCGAAAATGTCCAGGTTAACAAGATCTATGGCTTGTTTGTGGCCTTCACAGTAGCAGGGTTTGACCTCATATTCATCACCTTGTCCTACATCCAGATATTTACCACAGTTTTCCATTTGCCCCAGAAGGAGGGAAGGTTGAAGACACTCAATACCTGCATTGCTCACATCtgtgtcttcctccagttctacctccttgccttcttctccttcttcacaCATAGGTTTGGTTCTCATATCCCCCCTTATATCCATATCCTCTTTTCCAGCATTTATTTGTTGGTCCCTCCAGTTCTCAATCCACTGGTCTATGGTGTAAAGACTAAGCAGATCCGCCGACATGTGCTTAAAATGTTCAGTTCTTAA